In Nitrospira sp., one genomic interval encodes:
- a CDS encoding glycosyltransferase family 2 protein: protein MRPEVNEGQTGGRTATIAAVVITKDEETNIADCLESLRWADELIVVDAESRDRTVELANTYRSRVFVRPWPGYGPQKNFGIDQAGADWILIVDADERVPAALRQEIESLLADGPPVEIGGYEIPRRNFFYGKWIQGGGLYPDYQLRLFRKSAGRYDDVKLHENLQLTGRRARLREPFDHYSMPTILFHVRKMMRYTTLGAEEKLKRTQSIGGWVIATHHLGTMLKTLWLRGGYRDGVHGLVVAMFAGLHTFVKYAKAWERLNVKPRTSVKGES from the coding sequence GTGAGGCCGGAGGTGAACGAGGGACAGACGGGCGGCCGGACGGCGACGATCGCGGCCGTGGTGATCACGAAGGATGAGGAAACGAACATTGCCGACTGCCTGGAGTCGCTGCGGTGGGCGGATGAACTGATCGTCGTCGATGCCGAAAGCCGGGATCGCACCGTCGAACTGGCGAACACGTACAGGTCGCGCGTGTTCGTGCGGCCTTGGCCCGGCTATGGCCCGCAGAAAAACTTCGGGATCGACCAGGCGGGCGCGGACTGGATCTTGATCGTGGATGCCGATGAACGGGTGCCGGCGGCATTACGACAGGAGATCGAGTCGCTTTTGGCCGACGGACCGCCGGTCGAAATCGGCGGCTACGAGATCCCCCGCCGCAATTTCTTTTACGGCAAATGGATCCAAGGCGGCGGACTGTACCCGGATTATCAACTGCGGCTGTTTCGCAAAAGTGCCGGTCGATACGATGATGTGAAGCTCCACGAAAACCTCCAGCTCACCGGACGTCGCGCGCGGCTCCGAGAACCCTTCGACCACTACAGCATGCCCACCATTCTCTTCCATGTCAGGAAGATGATGCGGTACACCACGTTGGGGGCGGAGGAGAAGCTCAAACGCACCCAGTCCATCGGTGGATGGGTCATCGCCACGCATCATCTGGGGACCATGCTCAAGACCCTGTGGCTCCGCGGCGGCTATCGGGATGGTGTGCATGGGCTGGTCGTGGCCATGTTCGCCGGCCTGCACACGTTTGTGAAATATGCCAAGGCCTGGGAACGGTTGAACGTGAAACCGCGCACATCGGTCAAGGGAGAGTCGTGA
- a CDS encoding glycosyltransferase family 4 protein, producing the protein MRIGIDAASVVGDKGGVGWHTHHLLRALLEVEEETDYVGYVRPGSLRDGEVPGWPPHGRLRWLEVPKWAMAWRGAWDRLDLFHGPNFKMSTRGRFGGIVTIHDLWLVRYPEYSRKLLGQAGSSRRAKATAARARKVVTVSEFSAKEIEALYGVPRDRIVVIHNGVSEEFRPLRDEPGMAVLRARWALPAAGFILFVGGADPRKNHRVFLEAVARVQSHLQGRAVVLVGDAEHPQGSYRATAQELGLESVVRCPGRLDRDDLRRLYSFTDLFVFPSRYEGFGMPVLEAMACGAPTITSSTSALPEVAGDAACLVHHDDAEALGQTIVKVLGDRELQAHLRQRGFERARQFTWERAAQQTSALYHDLCA; encoded by the coding sequence ATGCGTATCGGGATCGACGCGGCCTCGGTGGTCGGCGATAAGGGCGGAGTCGGTTGGCACACCCATCACCTGCTGCGTGCTCTGCTGGAGGTGGAGGAAGAGACGGACTATGTCGGGTACGTGCGGCCCGGGTCTTTGCGGGACGGGGAGGTGCCTGGTTGGCCGCCGCATGGACGACTCCGCTGGCTGGAGGTGCCGAAGTGGGCGATGGCTTGGCGCGGGGCCTGGGATCGACTGGATCTCTTTCATGGGCCGAACTTTAAAATGTCGACCCGGGGCCGGTTCGGCGGCATCGTCACGATCCATGATTTGTGGTTGGTGCGTTATCCGGAGTATTCGCGCAAACTGCTGGGGCAGGCCGGGTCCTCGCGGCGGGCCAAGGCGACGGCGGCTCGGGCGCGGAAGGTGGTGACCGTGTCGGAGTTTTCAGCCAAGGAGATCGAGGCCCTGTATGGGGTCCCGCGCGACCGCATCGTCGTGATTCACAACGGAGTGTCGGAAGAGTTTCGTCCCTTGCGCGATGAGCCGGGCATGGCGGTCTTGCGGGCACGCTGGGCGCTTCCCGCGGCCGGGTTCATCCTGTTCGTCGGAGGCGCCGACCCAAGGAAAAACCATCGGGTGTTTCTCGAGGCCGTGGCTCGGGTGCAGTCTCACTTGCAGGGGCGTGCGGTCGTGCTGGTGGGAGATGCGGAACATCCGCAGGGCAGTTATCGTGCGACGGCTCAGGAACTGGGGTTGGAGTCGGTGGTGCGTTGCCCCGGTCGGCTCGACCGTGACGACCTGCGACGACTCTATTCCTTTACCGACCTCTTCGTGTTTCCGTCGCGATACGAAGGGTTCGGCATGCCGGTGCTGGAGGCCATGGCCTGTGGGGCGCCCACGATCACGTCGTCCACGTCTGCGTTGCCCGAGGTGGCCGGTGACGCAGCCTGCCTGGTGCATCACGACGATGCGGAGGCCTTAGGGCAGACCATCGTGAAGGTGTTGGGTGATCGAGAATTGCAGGCGCACTTGCGGCAACGGGGTTTCGAGCGGGCACGGCAATTCACGTGGGAGCGGGCGGCTCAGCAGACGAGCGCCCTGTATCATGACCTCTGTGCGTAA
- the rfaQ gene encoding putative lipopolysaccharide heptosyltransferase III: MRNFWPIRIGRGSDTPSPGGTRDVRNILVIKLRHIGDVLLATPVLRALREAYPSAKITMLVNRGTEGVLVHNPDVNEVLCLEKGTWGAQLAFVQKLRRRGFDCIVDLTDGDRSAFVSLASGAQLRVGFNAEHRWRGLLYSHVAKPRPADRHRVEYDLCALRALGVDPKPTTPAVHVTPAEEAVVGAWLTEQGLAPSSDGPLLILLQPGARYSLKVWPHDRFARLADRLAERFSCRILLGGDQREREVAEQVAREAHCAPKVVAGRFSLLQFAALMKRCALFVGNDGGAMHIAAAIGTPVVALFGPTYPQRWGPRGGPSQILYKGLDCRACYHPTCLRGDDSCMQQITVDEVYAAACRLLEDAGPNVRA, translated from the coding sequence GTGCGTAACTTCTGGCCCATACGGATCGGTCGCGGCTCCGATACCCCTTCGCCGGGCGGCACGAGGGACGTTCGGAACATTCTGGTCATCAAGCTCCGGCACATCGGCGACGTGTTGCTGGCGACGCCCGTGTTGCGCGCGTTGCGGGAGGCCTATCCCTCGGCGAAGATCACCATGTTGGTCAATCGTGGGACCGAAGGCGTGCTGGTGCACAACCCCGACGTGAACGAGGTCCTGTGTCTGGAGAAGGGGACGTGGGGAGCGCAGCTCGCGTTCGTGCAGAAACTGCGGCGGCGCGGGTTTGACTGTATCGTCGACCTGACGGACGGGGATCGGTCGGCATTTGTGAGTCTGGCGAGCGGCGCGCAGCTGCGGGTGGGATTCAATGCCGAACATCGCTGGCGGGGATTGTTGTACAGCCATGTGGCCAAACCTCGACCGGCTGATCGCCATCGGGTGGAGTATGATCTCTGTGCCCTCCGCGCCCTCGGGGTGGATCCGAAACCGACGACGCCCGCGGTCCATGTCACGCCGGCGGAGGAGGCCGTCGTCGGCGCATGGCTCACGGAGCAGGGCCTGGCGCCGTCGTCGGATGGCCCGTTGCTGATCCTGCTTCAGCCCGGTGCCCGCTACTCATTGAAGGTGTGGCCGCATGACCGGTTTGCGCGCCTGGCCGATCGCCTCGCCGAGCGATTTTCCTGCCGCATCTTGCTGGGCGGCGACCAGCGTGAACGTGAAGTAGCCGAGCAGGTTGCTCGCGAGGCCCATTGCGCGCCGAAGGTGGTGGCCGGGCGGTTTTCGCTGCTGCAGTTCGCGGCGCTGATGAAACGCTGCGCCTTGTTCGTAGGAAATGACGGCGGGGCCATGCATATCGCCGCCGCGATCGGGACGCCGGTGGTGGCGTTGTTCGGACCGACCTATCCTCAGCGGTGGGGGCCGCGAGGGGGACCGTCGCAGATCCTGTACAAAGGCTTGGATTGCCGGGCTTGTTATCACCCGACCTGCCTGCGGGGCGACGACAGCTGCATGCAGCAGATTACTGTCGATGAAGTCTATGCGGCGGCCTGCCGCCTCTTGGAAGACGCGGGGCCGAACGTGCGCGCATGA
- a CDS encoding glycosyltransferase, with amino-acid sequence MSEAQALVSVVIPVFNGASFVAKAVASVRAQGDDAIEILVVDDGSTDGTQEVLRGLERSHAIRWFQRDHGGPARSRNYGIEAATGQFIALLDCDDEWLPGKLGAQLAIMRRRPEVGLVHTDFEVRFEDGTLEERVSARASREPMVQAFAGGHVALPSTLLIRKSVLDQVGRLDPELYGSEDSDLTIRLFRVTTFECIDRVLVKKLQRGHGYRDMAFDEQTHRERVLTSRERFLRRLEGFSPLTAEQRSALDREWANYYLLRGAAAERIGRPQEARAHYREAIRKAPGRVRCYTRWLRTWKP; translated from the coding sequence ATGAGTGAAGCCCAAGCATTGGTGAGCGTGGTGATCCCGGTGTTCAACGGGGCGTCCTTCGTCGCGAAGGCGGTGGCCAGCGTCCGGGCGCAAGGGGATGACGCCATCGAGATTCTGGTGGTCGACGATGGCTCGACGGATGGTACCCAGGAGGTGTTGCGAGGGCTGGAGCGCAGCCACGCCATTCGCTGGTTTCAACGCGATCACGGCGGACCGGCGCGCTCGCGTAATTACGGCATCGAGGCGGCGACGGGGCAATTCATCGCACTGCTGGATTGCGACGACGAATGGTTGCCGGGCAAGTTGGGTGCACAGTTGGCGATCATGCGACGACGGCCGGAGGTCGGGTTGGTCCATACGGATTTTGAGGTGCGGTTCGAGGACGGGACGTTGGAGGAACGGGTCTCGGCCCGCGCGAGCCGCGAGCCGATGGTGCAGGCCTTCGCCGGCGGCCATGTGGCCTTGCCCTCCACCTTGCTCATCAGAAAATCGGTTCTGGACCAGGTCGGGAGACTGGACCCTGAACTCTACGGCTCGGAGGATTCCGATTTGACCATTCGGCTCTTTCGCGTCACGACATTCGAATGCATCGACCGGGTCTTGGTGAAGAAACTGCAGCGTGGCCACGGGTACCGCGACATGGCCTTCGATGAACAGACGCATCGGGAGCGGGTGCTGACGAGCCGAGAACGGTTCTTGCGCCGCCTCGAAGGATTCTCGCCGCTGACGGCGGAGCAGCGGTCGGCCTTGGACCGAGAGTGGGCCAATTATTATTTGTTGCGTGGCGCGGCAGCCGAACGGATCGGACGGCCGCAGGAGGCCCGGGCCCATTACCGGGAGGCGATCCGCAAGGCGCCGGGGCGCGTGCGCTGTTATACGCGCTGGCTGCGCACGTGGAAGCCCTGA
- a CDS encoding class I SAM-dependent methyltransferase — translation METVTCELCGSASHQVVLEQYDLAHRITDDLFTVVRCRICGLLFLNPRPTREEIGGYYPSTYYPAAPPRQAGDLKRAAKRWSAQVRRWIAQDFYGYPITDRARGWQWLRRLLLWPEYLWRRWRGRGLLPWVGRGRALDVGCGSGSNLVTLQEQGWEVSGVDASAVAVAQARSRFGDRVRQGDLLSMAYADRSFDTVLFSHVLEHLHGPLPLLKEVWRILDWGGRVVILCPNAGSLEARWFGRWWFPWELPRHLFHYEEASLTRALETAGFRVESITTGLGSLYFMASLDRLWEQRLGRPVPCRRLLEKVLVRPFCFVIGHLGYGTELKAYARKDPPARRD, via the coding sequence ATGGAAACCGTCACTTGCGAACTGTGCGGAAGCGCCTCTCACCAGGTTGTGTTGGAGCAGTATGACCTGGCCCATCGGATCACGGACGACCTCTTCACCGTGGTGCGCTGCCGAATCTGTGGTCTTCTGTTTCTGAACCCCCGTCCCACCCGCGAAGAAATCGGCGGATACTATCCCTCCACCTATTACCCCGCTGCGCCTCCTCGCCAAGCGGGCGATCTGAAACGAGCCGCCAAGCGATGGTCGGCTCAGGTGCGTCGATGGATTGCGCAGGACTTTTACGGGTATCCGATCACCGACCGCGCGCGCGGATGGCAATGGCTGCGTCGACTGCTGCTCTGGCCGGAATATCTGTGGCGCCGCTGGCGTGGGCGCGGGCTCTTGCCCTGGGTCGGCCGAGGCCGGGCCTTGGATGTGGGGTGCGGATCCGGCAGCAATCTCGTGACCTTGCAGGAGCAGGGCTGGGAGGTGTCGGGAGTGGACGCTAGTGCCGTGGCCGTGGCGCAGGCGCGCTCCCGCTTCGGGGATCGAGTCCGTCAGGGGGATTTGCTCTCGATGGCGTACGCGGACCGCAGCTTCGATACGGTCCTATTCAGCCATGTGCTGGAGCATCTCCATGGCCCGCTGCCGTTGCTGAAGGAAGTCTGGCGCATTCTTGACTGGGGCGGGCGCGTGGTGATCCTTTGTCCCAATGCCGGCAGCCTGGAGGCGCGGTGGTTCGGGCGTTGGTGGTTTCCATGGGAATTGCCGCGGCATCTGTTTCACTACGAGGAGGCCAGCTTGACGCGGGCGTTGGAGACGGCCGGGTTTCGCGTCGAGTCCATCACGACGGGACTCGGGTCTCTCTACTTCATGGCGAGTCTGGATCGACTGTGGGAGCAGCGCCTCGGCCGCCCCGTTCCCTGTCGCCGTCTGCTGGAGAAGGTGCTGGTTCGGCCGTTCTGCTTCGTGATCGGCCACCTCGGGTACGGAACCGAATTGAAGGCGTATGCGAGGAAGGACCCGCCTGCGCGACGCGACTAA
- a CDS encoding glycosyltransferase family 2 protein has product MVRVSVVIPAYNGTTRYLEQAILSVLAQTCADRELIVVDDASTDDTGALVQTMPRVRYVRRSQNGGQAAARNTGAHLAQGPYLAFLDQDDLWEPTFLEETLAILEPAEQAVVVHCDGYQVDEHNRVLEYDAAMKHPRSITQLLRGGHDVATSGSLFRKQAFDAVGGYDAQLSIWEDIDLAIRLYGPGRFIHLAKPLYRHRLYGHNASRDIPSLRALEGRRRFLEKHAPACRAGTPEADALAQDWAVYYADLGKHHLRARARQQAREAFRHSLRHRPLNFKTWSRLVRSFFA; this is encoded by the coding sequence GTGGTACGAGTCAGCGTCGTCATTCCCGCCTACAACGGCACCACCCGCTATCTGGAACAGGCCATTCTTTCCGTGCTCGCGCAGACCTGCGCCGACCGCGAGCTCATCGTAGTGGACGATGCCTCGACCGACGACACGGGTGCGCTGGTACAGACCATGCCTCGCGTACGTTACGTCCGTCGGAGCCAAAACGGCGGCCAGGCCGCGGCCCGCAACACCGGGGCCCATCTCGCCCAGGGCCCATACCTCGCCTTTCTCGACCAGGACGATCTGTGGGAGCCTACGTTTCTGGAAGAGACGCTGGCCATTTTGGAGCCGGCCGAGCAGGCAGTCGTCGTGCATTGTGATGGGTATCAGGTGGACGAGCACAATCGCGTGCTCGAATACGATGCCGCCATGAAACACCCTCGGAGCATTACTCAGTTGCTGCGAGGCGGCCACGATGTCGCCACATCGGGCTCCCTGTTCCGCAAACAGGCATTCGATGCGGTCGGCGGGTATGACGCGCAGCTGTCGATTTGGGAAGACATTGACCTGGCGATTCGCCTCTATGGCCCCGGCCGCTTCATTCACTTGGCCAAGCCTCTGTACCGTCATCGGCTCTACGGCCACAATGCTTCGCGCGATATCCCCTCCTTGCGGGCCTTGGAAGGTCGTCGACGGTTTCTGGAAAAACATGCTCCTGCCTGCCGAGCCGGAACCCCCGAAGCCGACGCCTTGGCTCAAGACTGGGCCGTCTACTATGCCGACCTGGGGAAACATCACTTGCGGGCCCGCGCGCGGCAACAGGCCCGCGAAGCCTTTCGCCATTCGCTCCGCCATCGGCCGCTCAACTTCAAGACCTGGTCGCGATTGGTCCGCTCGTTCTTTGCTTAG
- a CDS encoding glycosyltransferase family 4 protein, which translates to MPQGLWFHRSTRGCPNTLHNLFVVVGRPVVVNIVIAAWHLKNFNVGIGRYARELIEALGRVDHKHHYEILLPQAEHPFQPRPNMRYRVVRIPLFRRRVWEQVAPLLLGPYDLLHLPYDSCVAWKRGKLVTTIHDVKPVLFPQLRTRGNLNSAIEQWLVGDRWSKIDHVLTISEHSRRDLLAHVPLRADQVTVTPLGLDGNRFRPAAQRAVGKPYVFCVAGSDPTKNVGSLVEAYAKLPDFLRNRFDLLLAGDVCRREDIRAAIERLGLGAQTRLVGVLSDEELVSTYQGATVFVFPSLYEGFGLPVLEAMGCGCPVICSNTSSLPDVAGDAALLVDPRNSGRLAVELTRVLESPSLQEELRGRGLMRAREFSWDRTAAETVAVYERVVAGAATLP; encoded by the coding sequence TTGCCGCAGGGCCTATGGTTCCATCGCTCGACCCGTGGCTGCCCCAACACCCTTCATAACCTCTTCGTTGTCGTCGGTCGGCCTGTCGTCGTGAACATCGTCATCGCCGCCTGGCACCTCAAGAACTTCAACGTGGGCATCGGCCGATATGCCCGAGAATTGATCGAGGCGCTGGGGCGGGTCGATCACAAGCACCACTATGAGATTTTGCTGCCGCAGGCCGAGCATCCGTTTCAGCCTCGCCCGAACATGCGCTACCGCGTGGTGCGGATTCCTCTGTTTCGCCGACGAGTCTGGGAGCAGGTGGCGCCGCTGTTGCTGGGGCCGTATGATCTGTTGCACCTGCCGTACGATTCTTGCGTGGCATGGAAGCGCGGCAAGTTGGTGACCACGATTCACGACGTGAAGCCGGTGCTCTTTCCTCAACTCCGGACCCGCGGAAATCTGAACAGCGCCATCGAGCAATGGCTGGTGGGCGACCGCTGGAGCAAGATCGATCATGTGCTCACCATTTCCGAACATTCCCGCCGCGATCTCTTGGCGCATGTGCCCTTGAGAGCCGACCAGGTGACGGTGACGCCGCTTGGGCTCGATGGCAATCGGTTTCGACCGGCGGCGCAGAGGGCTGTTGGCAAACCCTATGTGTTTTGCGTGGCCGGCTCCGATCCGACCAAGAATGTCGGTAGTTTGGTTGAGGCCTATGCGAAGCTTCCAGACTTCCTTCGTAACCGATTCGATCTGCTGTTGGCCGGGGATGTATGCAGGCGCGAGGACATTCGCGCAGCGATCGAGCGGCTGGGGTTGGGCGCGCAGACCAGATTGGTCGGCGTCCTCTCGGATGAGGAGTTAGTGTCGACCTATCAAGGCGCCACGGTATTCGTGTTTCCTTCCCTGTACGAGGGATTCGGCCTCCCCGTGCTGGAAGCGATGGGGTGCGGCTGTCCGGTGATCTGTTCGAACACTTCCTCCTTGCCGGACGTGGCGGGTGATGCGGCATTGCTGGTCGATCCGCGCAACAGTGGGCGGTTGGCCGTCGAACTGACTCGTGTGCTGGAGTCTCCGTCCTTGCAAGAGGAATTGCGCGGTCGCGGCTTGATGAGGGCCCGTGAATTTTCCTGGGACCGCACCGCGGCAGAGACCGTCGCCGTCTATGAACGTGTGGTTGCGGGAGCCGCAACGCTTCCCTGA
- the lhgO gene encoding L-2-hydroxyglutarate oxidase, with amino-acid sequence MGSTETCDFLIAGAGVIGVAIARELRRRHGAKVVVLEKEPVAGFHASGRNSGVLHAGVYYKAGTLKAKLCVEGNRRLRAYCHEKAIPLNDYGKVIVARREAELPALRELYTRSEANGVRVSLLDQAALREVEPCAKTVQQALYVKDTAVVNPQRVMAAMVADAEREGVQFRLGTAWLAREGEAAVRTTQGDFAYGHFVNCGGLFADRIAHAYGVGLHYKILPFRGQFYRLRPESKLQVRGNIYPVPDLRNPFLGVHFTRRPEGEVTIGPSALPLLGREQYRGLSGATLGDGLTMLTYLIRLFGRNRDHFRSIAWTEMVKLTRTGFFREAEDLGIGFEKSDLLPGKEPGIRAQLIDTRTADLLSDFVIEPGSRSTHVLNAVSPAFTSSLPFAEHVVGMMKVE; translated from the coding sequence ATGGGATCAACAGAAACATGTGATTTTTTGATTGCGGGGGCCGGCGTCATCGGCGTGGCGATTGCCAGGGAGCTTCGGCGCCGCCATGGGGCGAAGGTCGTGGTGCTGGAGAAGGAGCCCGTGGCCGGATTCCATGCCAGCGGCCGCAACAGCGGAGTCCTCCATGCCGGGGTCTACTACAAGGCGGGCACGCTCAAGGCCAAATTGTGCGTCGAGGGCAACCGGCGGTTGCGCGCGTATTGTCACGAGAAAGCCATTCCGCTCAACGACTATGGCAAGGTAATTGTTGCCAGACGCGAGGCGGAGCTCCCGGCCTTGCGCGAATTGTATACACGCTCCGAGGCCAACGGCGTGCGGGTGAGTCTGCTGGATCAAGCGGCGCTCCGCGAGGTGGAGCCTTGTGCCAAGACGGTGCAGCAGGCCTTGTATGTGAAAGATACGGCGGTGGTGAACCCCCAGCGGGTCATGGCGGCGATGGTCGCCGATGCGGAGCGTGAAGGGGTGCAGTTCCGGTTGGGCACCGCCTGGTTGGCGCGCGAGGGCGAAGCGGCGGTGAGGACGACGCAGGGGGACTTCGCCTACGGACATTTCGTCAACTGCGGCGGACTCTTTGCCGATCGGATCGCCCATGCCTATGGGGTCGGCCTGCATTACAAGATCTTGCCGTTTCGCGGCCAGTTCTACCGCTTGCGTCCCGAGTCCAAACTGCAGGTGAGGGGGAATATCTATCCGGTCCCGGACCTCCGCAATCCGTTCCTGGGCGTGCACTTTACGCGCCGGCCCGAGGGGGAGGTCACCATCGGACCTTCGGCCTTGCCCCTGTTGGGGCGCGAGCAATATCGGGGACTCAGCGGAGCCACCCTCGGCGATGGTCTGACGATGCTGACCTATCTCATCAGGCTCTTCGGCCGGAATCGGGACCATTTCCGTTCCATCGCCTGGACCGAGATGGTCAAGCTTACGCGAACGGGATTCTTCCGCGAGGCGGAGGATCTGGGCATCGGATTCGAGAAGTCGGATCTGCTGCCGGGGAAGGAACCGGGGATCCGCGCGCAATTGATCGATACGAGAACGGCGGATCTCCTGAGCGATTTCGTGATCGAACCGGGTTCTCGGTCGACCCATGTTCTCAACGCTGTGTCGCCCGCCTTCACGTCTTCGCTGCCCTTTGCCGAACATGTCGTGGGCATGATGAAGGTCGAGTAG
- a CDS encoding NTP transferase domain-containing protein — MKGVVLAGGLGSRLMPLTKVTNKHLLPVYDKPMIYYPIQTLVNAGIMEVMLVTGGNSAGDFLKLLGNGREFGLKHLSYTYQQGEGGIADALRLAEHFADQGPVCVVLGDNLIEGNIVKAADAFRAQKTGAKILLKEVKDPQRFGVPQLEGDRVVGIEEKPSQPKSSYAVTGIYFYDARVFEITRNLRPSNRGELEITDVNNAYIASGELTWDLLEGWWTDAGTIESLFAANQLVAKTGANRMER, encoded by the coding sequence ATGAAGGGAGTCGTGTTGGCCGGTGGGCTCGGGTCTCGCTTGATGCCGCTCACCAAAGTCACAAACAAACATCTCCTTCCGGTCTACGACAAGCCCATGATCTATTACCCCATCCAGACCCTGGTGAACGCCGGGATCATGGAGGTCATGCTGGTCACGGGCGGCAACAGCGCAGGAGACTTTCTGAAGCTGTTGGGGAACGGCCGCGAGTTCGGCTTGAAACATCTCAGCTACACCTACCAACAGGGAGAAGGCGGCATCGCCGATGCCTTACGGTTGGCCGAGCATTTCGCCGATCAAGGACCGGTCTGCGTCGTTCTGGGCGACAACCTGATCGAAGGCAATATCGTGAAGGCGGCTGACGCCTTCCGTGCCCAAAAAACAGGCGCCAAGATTCTTCTGAAGGAGGTCAAGGACCCGCAACGCTTCGGCGTCCCTCAGCTGGAGGGCGATCGGGTGGTGGGCATCGAAGAAAAGCCGTCCCAACCCAAGTCGTCCTACGCGGTTACGGGAATTTATTTCTACGACGCGCGCGTGTTCGAGATCACGCGTAATCTACGGCCCTCCAATCGCGGAGAGTTGGAAATTACGGACGTCAACAACGCCTACATCGCGTCGGGTGAATTGACCTGGGACTTGCTGGAGGGCTGGTGGACGGATGCGGGTACGATCGAGTCATTGTTCGCGGCCAATCAGTTGGTCGCCAAAACCGGTGCGAATAGGATGGAGCGGTAA
- the rfbB gene encoding dTDP-glucose 4,6-dehydratase, whose amino-acid sequence MRILVTGGAGFIGSHLVRRLVEGGQHSVVNLDALKYSGNLANLADLAGNPRYTFVQADIADQPTVRAVLRDHRIEGIINCAAETHVDRSILDPGAFARTDVVGTGVLLEEARQAGVRRFLQVSTDEVYGSVERGSSTEQDRLEPRSPYSASKAGGDLLVLSYWTTYRFPVVVTRGSNTYGPNQYPEKFIPLFVTNAIENEPLPLYGDGKHCRDWLSVYDHAAGIEHVFERGEPGAVYNIGGGNERENITVAEQIVAALGKSRSLIRFVQDRPGHDRRYSIDCSRLRALGWAPKVAFETGLKQTVEWYRTHESWWRTIKSGEFKEYYRQQYAARLQKGTSCGS is encoded by the coding sequence ATGCGAATACTCGTGACGGGCGGCGCAGGCTTCATCGGCTCTCACCTGGTTCGTCGACTGGTGGAGGGCGGACAGCATTCGGTGGTGAACCTCGACGCCCTCAAATATTCCGGTAATCTGGCGAATCTGGCGGACCTCGCCGGCAATCCTCGGTATACCTTCGTGCAGGCCGATATCGCCGACCAGCCGACGGTGCGCGCGGTGCTGCGAGATCACCGTATCGAGGGCATCATCAACTGCGCTGCGGAAACCCATGTCGACCGCTCGATCCTCGATCCCGGCGCCTTCGCCCGCACCGATGTGGTCGGGACCGGCGTGTTGCTGGAGGAGGCGCGCCAGGCCGGCGTGCGGCGGTTTCTCCAAGTCAGTACCGATGAAGTGTACGGCAGCGTCGAGCGGGGCAGCTCCACGGAACAGGACCGACTCGAGCCGAGGAGTCCCTACTCCGCCAGCAAAGCGGGCGGAGACCTGCTGGTCTTGAGCTACTGGACGACCTACCGGTTCCCCGTCGTCGTCACTCGGGGGAGCAATACCTATGGCCCGAACCAGTATCCGGAAAAATTCATCCCGTTGTTCGTGACGAATGCGATCGAGAACGAACCGCTCCCGCTCTATGGAGACGGGAAACATTGCCGGGATTGGTTGTCCGTGTACGATCATGCCGCCGGCATCGAGCATGTGTTCGAACGTGGCGAACCCGGCGCCGTCTACAACATCGGCGGCGGCAACGAGCGAGAAAATATCACCGTGGCGGAGCAGATCGTGGCGGCCCTGGGCAAGTCGCGGTCGCTCATTCGGTTCGTGCAGGACCGCCCGGGTCATGACCGGCGCTATTCCATCGACTGTAGCCGACTGCGCGCCCTGGGCTGGGCGCCGAAGGTTGCCTTCGAGACGGGGTTGAAGCAAACGGTCGAGTGGTACCGTACCCACGAGAGCTGGTGGCGAACCATCAAATCGGGGGAGTTCAAGGAGTACTACCGACAACAGTATGCGGCGCGGTTGCAGAAGGGAACCTCGTGCGGGTCGTAA